In the genome of Pseudarthrobacter sp. IC2-21, one region contains:
- a CDS encoding LysM domain-containing protein: protein MSKKSTAARHRAATPTTSRALMIGRPALVVAAASGLFFGFSTPAHAGVHGPEDSGTVTPQGQVSAPAAAVAPAPAAAAVHTVVSGDTLGQISAANGVALSNVLAANGLSLDSIIYPGNQIRIPAAGQAAPAPAPASVPAPAAKAAAAPTAPANTGVKLASSPAPAQAATGAAGSAILASAYSQLGVQQDCTAMVEKALRSAGKSVGDLAPGQFFQYGSVVGTPAPGDLVITAGHVGVFAGNGQVVSGGVDGFKTQVHSISWLQGASFVHVA from the coding sequence ATGTCCAAGAAGTCCACTGCCGCACGCCATCGTGCAGCCACCCCCACTACATCCCGTGCACTGATGATCGGACGGCCGGCCCTCGTGGTCGCCGCCGCATCCGGCCTGTTTTTCGGCTTCAGCACCCCTGCCCACGCCGGCGTCCACGGACCCGAAGACTCCGGAACGGTCACCCCTCAAGGCCAGGTAAGCGCACCCGCAGCAGCCGTGGCTCCGGCTCCGGCCGCAGCCGCTGTGCATACTGTCGTATCCGGCGACACACTGGGCCAGATCTCCGCGGCCAACGGCGTGGCACTCAGCAACGTTTTGGCCGCAAACGGCCTGTCGCTGGACAGCATCATCTACCCGGGCAACCAAATCCGGATCCCTGCCGCCGGGCAGGCCGCACCGGCACCGGCACCGGCATCGGTTCCCGCCCCCGCAGCCAAGGCCGCCGCGGCGCCGACTGCACCGGCCAACACCGGCGTCAAGCTCGCGTCCAGCCCGGCCCCGGCCCAGGCTGCCACCGGAGCAGCCGGCTCGGCGATCCTGGCCTCTGCCTACTCCCAGCTCGGCGTCCAGCAGGACTGCACCGCCATGGTGGAGAAGGCACTGCGCTCAGCCGGTAAGAGTGTCGGAGACCTTGCCCCGGGCCAGTTCTTCCAGTACGGAAGCGTTGTTGGCACGCCCGCTCCGGGTGACCTGGTGATCACCGCCGGACACGTTGGTGTCTTTGCCGGCAACGGCCAGGTTGTCAGCGGCGGCGTCGACGGTTTCAAGACCCAGGTCCACTCCATCAGCTGGCTCCAGGGCGCATCCTTCGTCCACGTGGCGTGA
- a CDS encoding endonuclease/exonuclease/phosphatase family protein — protein sequence MRVISYNLRKHKASGELVALARDFDIDALCLQECDTTDLPDTLGQLQLADSTKGNRLGLAIYYRPERFTAHGTNTFALKKSLHDMVLAPAHERLIGTRVRDNETNHELVIASFHAAPLTATNSLRRNQINAAHKELLGMGSGLMTLMAGDFNYPFFTKNLTEQMKDSGYELSLSNRRTYTRYKVFKGHFDFATSLGLNIENVETLPRGASDHLPILVTAEYGQDSAPAQEPPAA from the coding sequence ATACGCGTCATTAGCTACAACCTTCGCAAGCACAAGGCCAGTGGAGAACTCGTGGCCCTGGCCCGGGATTTCGACATCGATGCCCTGTGCCTGCAGGAGTGCGACACCACCGACCTGCCGGACACGCTGGGGCAGCTCCAACTGGCCGATTCGACCAAGGGAAACCGTCTGGGGCTTGCCATCTACTACCGGCCGGAGCGGTTCACCGCCCACGGCACCAACACCTTTGCGCTGAAGAAGTCCCTGCACGATATGGTCCTGGCACCGGCACATGAGCGGCTCATCGGTACCCGCGTGCGGGACAACGAGACCAACCATGAGCTGGTCATCGCTTCTTTCCATGCCGCCCCGCTCACGGCCACGAACTCGCTGCGGCGGAACCAGATCAACGCGGCCCACAAGGAACTGCTGGGCATGGGTTCCGGCCTGATGACCCTGATGGCGGGTGACTTCAACTACCCGTTCTTCACCAAAAACCTCACCGAACAGATGAAGGATTCGGGGTACGAGCTCTCGCTCAGCAACCGCAGGACCTACACACGGTACAAAGTCTTCAAGGGCCACTTCGACTTCGCCACGTCACTGGGACTGAACATTGAGAACGTGGAGACGCTGCCGCGTGGCGCGTCGGACCACCTGCCCATCCTGGTCACCGCCGAATACGGTCAGGATTCCGCCCCCGCGCAGGAGCCACCGGCCGCCTGA
- a CDS encoding thioesterase family protein, whose protein sequence is MTKELPELAEGDFYYQSLGGGRFRSTIHAQGAWNEHEQHMAPAAGLMADSLERHEPRADMRMARLSYEILGLIPGGEFHIETTTLRPGRTIELLQAELVANNRVAIRATAWRMITSDTAAVAAVEDAAIPAPDDCKPFDGAAIWPGGYIRSLEMRVAEGHRDGAGTVWLRTGHPLTDKADSSDFARLMGLVDTANGIAARVPPGEGSYAFPNLDLQIHMYRRPEGEWLGLDNAVSFGADGIGLTSTVLHDLQGPFGRAEQILTLRRT, encoded by the coding sequence TTGACCAAGGAACTGCCTGAACTTGCCGAGGGCGACTTCTACTATCAGTCACTGGGGGGCGGCCGGTTCCGCTCAACCATTCACGCCCAAGGTGCCTGGAACGAACATGAGCAGCACATGGCGCCGGCCGCGGGGCTGATGGCTGACAGCCTGGAGCGGCATGAACCCCGGGCAGACATGCGGATGGCAAGGCTAAGCTATGAGATCCTCGGCCTGATCCCGGGCGGGGAGTTCCACATAGAAACCACCACGCTCCGGCCGGGCAGGACCATTGAATTGCTGCAGGCCGAACTGGTCGCCAACAACCGCGTGGCCATCAGGGCCACCGCCTGGCGGATGATCACCAGTGACACGGCCGCGGTGGCCGCCGTCGAGGATGCCGCCATTCCTGCGCCGGATGACTGCAAACCGTTCGACGGCGCCGCCATCTGGCCGGGCGGGTACATCCGTTCCCTTGAGATGCGCGTGGCTGAAGGGCACCGGGACGGGGCTGGAACAGTATGGCTGCGTACCGGGCATCCCCTGACCGACAAGGCGGACAGCAGCGACTTTGCCCGCCTGATGGGGTTGGTGGACACCGCAAACGGCATCGCGGCGAGGGTCCCCCCGGGGGAAGGGAGCTACGCGTTTCCCAACCTGGACCTCCAAATCCACATGTACCGCAGGCCTGAGGGTGAGTGGCTTGGCCTGGACAACGCCGTGTCCTTCGGCGCGGACGGAATAGGCCTGACTTCCACCGTCCTCCATGACCTCCAGGGACCTTTCGGCCGGGCTGAGCAGATCCTGACACTGCGCCGGACCTGA
- a CDS encoding metallophosphoesterase: protein MPLRLLLVSDTHVPKRARELPAQVWDAVESADVVFHAGDWVNPELLDRFEQRSRQLVAVYGNNDGPEIRRRLPERQYVVLEGVRFAVVHETGPAKGRNERAEALFPESDVLVFGHSHIPWDATSPGGLRLLNPGSPTDRRRQPFCTYMTATVDGGILGHVQLEVVRKQ, encoded by the coding sequence ATGCCGCTGCGCCTTCTGCTCGTCTCAGACACACATGTCCCCAAGCGTGCGCGGGAACTGCCCGCCCAGGTGTGGGACGCCGTCGAAAGCGCGGACGTGGTGTTCCATGCCGGCGACTGGGTGAACCCGGAACTGCTGGACCGGTTTGAACAGCGGAGCCGGCAGCTGGTGGCGGTCTACGGCAACAATGACGGGCCGGAGATCCGCCGCAGGCTTCCGGAAAGGCAGTACGTGGTGCTCGAAGGCGTCCGGTTCGCCGTAGTGCACGAGACCGGTCCGGCAAAGGGCAGAAACGAGCGTGCCGAAGCGTTGTTCCCGGAGTCCGATGTTCTGGTGTTCGGCCACAGCCACATCCCTTGGGACGCAACGTCGCCAGGAGGTTTACGCCTGCTCAACCCCGGCTCGCCCACGGACCGCCGGCGCCAGCCTTTTTGCACGTACATGACCGCGACGGTGGACGGCGGGATCCTGGGGCACGTGCAGCTGGAGGTGGTCCGGAAGCAATGA
- a CDS encoding TraR/DksA family transcriptional regulator has translation MADFERFRILLEEERGRKLALLPALRADISAANAARQDSNVDDEHDPEGATIAFELSQAAALLNQSSAGLAEVEAALHRISDGTYGVCAVCGGPIAEGRLEARPWTLYCIEHSGAGRRHGR, from the coding sequence ATGGCTGACTTTGAACGGTTCCGGATCCTGCTGGAGGAAGAGCGGGGCCGGAAGCTGGCACTGCTGCCAGCGCTACGGGCCGATATTTCCGCTGCCAATGCCGCCCGACAGGACTCCAATGTGGACGACGAACATGACCCCGAGGGCGCCACCATTGCCTTCGAACTGTCACAGGCAGCGGCGCTGCTGAACCAAAGCAGTGCCGGTCTGGCGGAGGTCGAAGCGGCACTGCACAGAATCTCGGACGGCACCTACGGGGTGTGTGCCGTCTGCGGAGGACCAATCGCCGAGGGCCGCCTTGAGGCGCGGCCCTGGACCCTGTACTGCATTGAGCATTCCGGCGCGGGACGCCGGCACGGTAGGTGA
- a CDS encoding coiled-coil domain-containing protein, producing the protein MSLLAHKLRLTGLAAVLALAVAASSSMLPARAADPAPPGGYPSWQDVEGAKTSEAATAAEVTKIGDLLGGLQAEAEALGNAAVTAAAGYSVAQDDLRAAGSKADALAVQVARAKEESSLHKREIGALAAQSYKTGGTNMGFFVALDALQTNSIHALNIVRIVSDKTSVLVHKSAEAERIADALAEQERAAKTERERLAGIAEAKLSSAQAAQRAMVQHVTEQQQHSQELTAQLASLKGTTAAVEGEFRQGQAAVAAYEASQAAKRAAAEERARQQAEAAARAAAQTPADPARPNPEPHNPAPQNPAPQNPVPQNPVPAPPAPPLESPTPAPPPAVVVVPSVPGGAVNDPAGARNYAAGRLSAYGWEQDQFQCLAQLWTKESNWLTTATNPYSGAYGIAQALPASKYGSTGSDWLTSYRTQVDWGLAYILNRYGSPCGAWNHSVIRNWY; encoded by the coding sequence ATGTCCCTGCTTGCCCACAAATTGCGGCTGACCGGCCTCGCGGCCGTGCTTGCACTGGCTGTGGCCGCCTCGTCTTCCATGCTGCCGGCCCGCGCCGCGGACCCGGCTCCTCCCGGCGGCTATCCTTCCTGGCAGGACGTGGAGGGAGCCAAAACAAGCGAGGCCGCCACGGCCGCTGAAGTCACCAAAATCGGTGACCTGCTCGGCGGCCTGCAGGCCGAGGCAGAGGCGCTGGGCAATGCGGCCGTCACCGCTGCCGCCGGATACTCGGTGGCGCAGGACGATCTTCGGGCTGCCGGTTCCAAGGCGGACGCCCTGGCCGTGCAGGTGGCACGGGCGAAGGAGGAATCGAGCCTGCATAAGAGGGAAATCGGAGCCCTCGCCGCGCAGTCCTATAAGACCGGCGGCACAAATATGGGGTTCTTCGTGGCGCTCGATGCCTTGCAGACGAACAGTATCCACGCCCTGAACATTGTCCGGATCGTCAGCGACAAAACCTCGGTGCTGGTTCACAAATCAGCTGAGGCCGAACGGATCGCGGACGCGCTGGCCGAGCAGGAGCGCGCCGCCAAAACTGAGCGCGAACGCCTTGCCGGCATTGCCGAAGCCAAGCTGTCCTCGGCGCAGGCCGCCCAGCGCGCAATGGTGCAGCACGTCACGGAACAGCAGCAGCACAGTCAGGAACTCACCGCCCAGCTCGCTTCCCTGAAGGGCACCACGGCAGCCGTCGAAGGAGAGTTCCGGCAGGGCCAGGCTGCTGTGGCCGCCTACGAGGCATCCCAGGCGGCCAAACGTGCGGCAGCGGAGGAGCGGGCACGCCAGCAGGCTGAAGCTGCTGCCCGGGCTGCCGCCCAAACCCCGGCAGATCCTGCGCGCCCAAATCCCGAACCCCACAATCCGGCGCCCCAAAATCCGGCGCCGCAAAACCCCGTACCCCAAAATCCGGTACCCGCACCTCCCGCACCGCCGCTGGAAAGCCCGACGCCGGCCCCGCCGCCCGCCGTCGTCGTTGTACCTTCCGTTCCGGGCGGCGCCGTCAACGATCCCGCCGGTGCCCGCAATTATGCCGCCGGGCGGCTTTCCGCATACGGCTGGGAACAGGACCAGTTCCAATGCCTGGCGCAGCTATGGACGAAGGAATCCAACTGGCTCACCACGGCCACCAACCCGTATTCAGGGGCCTACGGCATCGCGCAGGCGCTCCCGGCCAGCAAGTATGGCAGCACAGGCAGCGACTGGCTCACCAGCTACCGCACCCAGGTTGACTGGGGGCTTGCCTACATCCTGAACCGCTACGGCTCCCCGTGCGGCGCCTGGAATCACTCCGTCATCAGGAATTGGTACTGA
- a CDS encoding SulP family inorganic anion transporter — protein sequence MRHDWISKAIPGVRVARGYKKAWLKPDLVAGAALSAALVPAGMAYAEASGLPAVNGLYASVVPMIFYAVFGPSRVVIVGPDSSLAPMIAAAILPLAGREPEHAVPLAGVLAILIGVFLVAGRIFNLGFVTGLLSKPIRVGYLNGIALAVTVSQLPRLLGIDSSGQTLIERLASLSGAVFSGGINPIALGVGAGSLAVIVGGRFLPWKVPSVMFAVGGAIALVAGLDLAGQLPVVGALPRGLPSPALGGIGWEDVTALIGPAAGIALIAFADTSTLSKSLAGRRGERVNGNEEMGALGIANIATGMLGGFPVSGSSSRTPIVLDAGGRSPLSGVVAALLVVLFMVLVPGVTAFLPTATLAAVVIVAAASLVDVTTLLRLFRMSKLETLLLVVTFLGVAFVGVLEGIVVAIGLSLVAFVRRAWDPYRTELASVDGVPGFHDLDRHPEGRRVAGLVIARFDAPLFFANGEVFADHIRNLVDGAPSPAKWVIVAAEPITGLDTTALDEVVQLDDELARRGVSLVFAEMKGPVKDRLVRFGAGSRFSPDHFYPTVHSAVRAYREWAGKA from the coding sequence GTGCGGCACGACTGGATCAGCAAGGCGATACCGGGCGTCCGCGTGGCCCGCGGCTACAAGAAAGCCTGGCTGAAGCCCGATCTGGTGGCCGGCGCAGCCCTGAGCGCAGCCCTGGTGCCGGCAGGCATGGCGTACGCCGAGGCCAGCGGGCTCCCTGCCGTGAACGGGCTCTACGCCTCGGTGGTGCCCATGATCTTCTATGCCGTGTTCGGGCCCTCACGGGTGGTCATCGTGGGCCCGGATTCCTCACTGGCCCCCATGATTGCCGCCGCCATTCTTCCCCTGGCGGGACGGGAACCGGAGCACGCCGTCCCGCTGGCGGGCGTGCTGGCAATCCTGATCGGCGTGTTCCTGGTTGCCGGCCGGATCTTCAACCTGGGGTTTGTGACGGGGCTGCTGTCCAAACCCATCCGCGTTGGCTACCTCAACGGCATCGCACTGGCCGTCACCGTCAGCCAGCTTCCGCGGCTGCTGGGCATCGACAGCTCGGGGCAGACCCTTATTGAACGCCTGGCATCCCTGTCCGGCGCGGTATTCAGCGGCGGGATCAATCCGATCGCCCTGGGCGTGGGGGCGGGAAGCCTGGCCGTGATCGTGGGCGGGCGCTTCCTGCCGTGGAAAGTGCCCAGCGTGATGTTTGCCGTGGGCGGGGCCATCGCCCTGGTAGCCGGGCTGGACCTCGCCGGGCAACTGCCGGTTGTCGGCGCCCTCCCCCGGGGCCTGCCCTCGCCGGCGCTGGGAGGGATCGGCTGGGAGGACGTGACGGCGCTGATCGGACCGGCGGCAGGCATTGCCCTCATCGCCTTCGCGGACACGTCCACCCTGTCCAAGAGCCTTGCCGGCCGCCGCGGGGAAAGAGTCAACGGCAATGAGGAAATGGGCGCGCTGGGAATCGCCAACATTGCCACGGGCATGCTCGGCGGCTTTCCGGTGAGCGGAAGTTCCTCGCGGACGCCCATTGTCCTTGACGCCGGCGGGAGATCGCCCCTGAGCGGTGTGGTGGCAGCCCTGCTTGTGGTGCTGTTCATGGTCCTTGTACCGGGCGTCACGGCTTTCCTTCCGACGGCGACTCTCGCTGCCGTGGTGATCGTCGCGGCAGCGTCACTCGTCGATGTGACAACACTCCTGCGCCTGTTCAGGATGAGCAAGCTGGAGACCCTCCTCCTGGTAGTCACCTTCCTGGGCGTGGCCTTTGTGGGGGTCCTGGAGGGAATCGTGGTGGCAATCGGGCTGTCCCTGGTGGCATTCGTCCGGCGGGCGTGGGACCCGTACCGGACCGAACTCGCGAGTGTTGACGGAGTGCCCGGCTTCCACGACCTCGACCGGCACCCGGAGGGCCGACGGGTGGCGGGCCTGGTGATCGCGCGCTTCGACGCACCACTGTTTTTTGCCAACGGCGAAGTCTTCGCGGACCACATCCGCAACCTGGTGGACGGCGCACCGTCGCCGGCGAAGTGGGTGATTGTGGCGGCCGAACCAATCACCGGGCTGGACACCACGGCACTGGACGAAGTGGTGCAGCTGGACGATGAACTCGCGCGGCGCGGTGTCAGTCTGGTCTTCGCCGAAATGAAAGGACCGGTCAAGGACCGGCTGGTCCGCTTCGGTGCCGGATCCAGGTTCAGCCCGGACCATTTCTACCCCACAGTGCACAGCGCGGTGCGCGCGTACAGGGAGTGGGCCGGAAAGGCGTAG
- a CDS encoding lipoyl protein ligase domain-containing protein, with the protein MTIRELSNMQDVEADRTLTVVRQDHTLGAARDLEFGLELLTLARTGGIGPALRLYRPAPTVAFGQRDTRLPGFEAAAEACRDHGFEPLVRKAGGRAAAYHEGTLVVDHVMPEADAIAGSKSRFAFFGELLAQTLRDVGVQAAVGEIPGEYCPGEFSVHGTHPADPTRQVKLVGTAQRVVSGGWLFSSVIVVENSAPIRAVLTDTYAALGLDWEPATAGAADDLVPGLTVQAVEDAVVASYAAHASLTYADFASVYRR; encoded by the coding sequence ATGACCATAAGGGAGCTTAGCAACATGCAGGACGTCGAGGCCGACCGGACGCTCACCGTGGTGCGGCAGGACCACACACTCGGCGCCGCCCGGGACCTGGAATTCGGCCTGGAACTGCTGACCCTGGCCAGGACCGGCGGGATTGGCCCCGCGCTCCGGCTGTACCGGCCGGCCCCGACTGTTGCGTTCGGCCAGCGCGATACCCGCCTGCCCGGTTTCGAGGCGGCAGCAGAGGCCTGCCGGGACCACGGCTTTGAACCCCTGGTGCGGAAGGCGGGCGGGCGGGCCGCTGCCTATCACGAGGGCACGCTGGTGGTTGACCACGTCATGCCCGAGGCTGATGCGATTGCCGGCTCCAAAAGCCGGTTTGCGTTTTTCGGTGAGCTCCTGGCGCAGACCCTGCGGGACGTTGGTGTGCAGGCCGCCGTCGGCGAGATCCCGGGCGAATACTGCCCCGGCGAGTTCAGCGTCCACGGCACCCACCCCGCAGATCCCACCCGCCAGGTCAAACTGGTGGGCACTGCCCAGCGCGTGGTGAGCGGCGGCTGGCTGTTCAGTTCGGTGATTGTGGTGGAAAACTCGGCACCCATCCGCGCCGTCCTCACCGACACCTATGCGGCCCTGGGCCTTGACTGGGAGCCGGCCACCGCCGGGGCAGCCGACGATCTGGTACCCGGTCTGACAGTGCAGGCCGTTGAGGATGCGGTGGTTGCATCCTACGCAGCGCACGCTTCCCTCACATACGCCGACTTCGCCAGCGTGTACCGCAGGTAA
- a CDS encoding DUF2177 family protein produces the protein MVILQFLVVAAAFAVIDAIWLKLMNPFYRSHIGDLLADKPNLGYAVAFYVLYIAGILFFALRPALDGGSWLTAVGYGAALGAFAYATYDLTNAATLKTWPLQLIVVDILWGAALTGLSTLAGWLVFRST, from the coding sequence ATGGTCATATTGCAATTCCTTGTTGTTGCCGCTGCATTCGCGGTCATCGACGCCATCTGGCTCAAGCTGATGAACCCGTTCTACCGCAGCCACATCGGTGACCTGCTCGCCGACAAGCCCAACTTAGGTTACGCCGTGGCCTTCTATGTCCTGTACATCGCGGGAATTCTCTTCTTCGCGCTGCGGCCGGCGCTCGACGGCGGCAGCTGGCTGACCGCCGTCGGCTACGGTGCCGCACTGGGCGCCTTTGCCTACGCAACGTATGACCTCACCAACGCCGCCACACTCAAGACCTGGCCGCTGCAGCTCATTGTGGTGGACATTCTCTGGGGCGCCGCGCTGACCGGCCTGTCCACCCTCGCCGGCTGGCTGGTGTTCCGTTCAACCTGA
- a CDS encoding DUF1810 domain-containing protein has product MTTTYNLERFVEAQESGGTYRQALSELQLGSKRGHWMWFIFPQIAGLGSSPTSVKYAISSLEEAQAYLKHDVLGPRLLECSVAVSTHTGRSAADIFGGIDAKKLRSSMTLFLRAAPGETVFKTVLAQFFDGQPDPATDELLAAHHD; this is encoded by the coding sequence ATGACCACCACCTACAACCTGGAACGCTTTGTTGAGGCACAGGAGAGCGGCGGTACGTACCGGCAGGCGCTGTCGGAACTGCAACTGGGCAGCAAACGGGGCCACTGGATGTGGTTCATTTTCCCCCAGATTGCCGGACTCGGCAGCAGCCCCACGTCCGTGAAGTATGCCATCAGCTCATTGGAGGAGGCACAGGCCTACCTGAAGCACGACGTCCTGGGACCCCGGCTCCTCGAGTGCAGCGTAGCCGTGTCCACCCATACCGGGCGTTCCGCCGCCGATATCTTCGGCGGCATCGACGCGAAGAAACTGCGTTCCTCCATGACCCTGTTCCTGCGTGCAGCGCCCGGCGAGACGGTTTTCAAAACCGTGCTGGCACAGTTCTTCGACGGCCAGCCGGACCCCGCCACCGACGAACTGCTCGCCGCGCACCACGACTGA
- a CDS encoding DNA alkylation repair protein, with the protein MSPVNQTVQDAARFIDTTLQNEGTWYRSEEVESRLGGALSSYGASVGAVRGTIRDAGTKFKGLAHDDVTALASQLWGQPGPGRRAVYERRLAAVVLLQSRVALLRHSDLTRLEGFIRSAHTAELVDPLTADVVVPLLAALEGADRQRAGVVMARWSRDPDGWVRHAAALATGTPAPTT; encoded by the coding sequence GTGAGCCCGGTGAATCAAACCGTGCAGGACGCGGCCCGGTTCATCGACACCACCCTGCAGAATGAAGGCACCTGGTACCGGTCGGAGGAAGTGGAATCACGCCTGGGCGGGGCCCTCAGTTCCTACGGCGCATCAGTTGGAGCCGTGCGGGGAACCATCCGGGACGCCGGCACGAAATTCAAGGGCCTCGCCCACGACGACGTGACGGCACTCGCCTCGCAACTGTGGGGCCAGCCCGGGCCGGGCAGGCGGGCCGTCTACGAGCGGCGCCTGGCCGCCGTCGTGCTCCTGCAATCCCGGGTGGCCCTCCTGCGGCACTCGGACCTGACCCGGCTGGAAGGCTTCATCCGGTCGGCGCACACAGCGGAGTTGGTGGACCCCCTGACGGCCGACGTCGTGGTTCCGCTGCTCGCGGCGCTGGAGGGCGCGGACCGCCAACGCGCCGGGGTGGTGATGGCACGCTGGAGCCGGGATCCTGACGGCTGGGTCCGCCACGCCGCGGCCCTCGCTACCGGAACCCCGGCCCCCACAACCTGA
- a CDS encoding NUDIX domain-containing protein → MDQSLASTSADANRHFPPARTGPRDPGDAWVEGDRGKFWGKFGAAGVLAYDPGKGVLLQHRALWSHNGGTWGLPGGALHQHEDPVTGALREAYEEAAVPAEHVDVLFTSVLDVGYWTYTTVAVLVTSPFDPVISDPESLELQWVPLGDMDRKELHPGFARSWPQLQPRLLTHATRIR, encoded by the coding sequence ATGGATCAATCACTGGCTTCCACGTCCGCTGATGCCAACCGCCATTTTCCGCCGGCACGCACGGGTCCGCGGGACCCGGGTGACGCGTGGGTGGAGGGTGACCGGGGGAAGTTCTGGGGCAAATTCGGTGCCGCCGGGGTGTTGGCCTACGACCCCGGCAAAGGGGTCCTGCTCCAGCACCGCGCGTTGTGGAGCCACAACGGCGGAACCTGGGGACTGCCCGGCGGCGCGCTCCACCAGCACGAGGACCCCGTGACCGGCGCGTTGCGGGAGGCCTACGAGGAAGCGGCTGTGCCGGCGGAGCACGTGGATGTCCTTTTTACGTCCGTGCTGGATGTGGGCTACTGGACGTACACCACCGTTGCGGTTCTGGTGACCTCACCCTTCGATCCCGTGATCAGCGATCCGGAGAGCCTCGAACTCCAGTGGGTGCCGCTGGGGGATATGGACCGCAAAGAGCTGCACCCCGGCTTCGCGCGGTCCTGGCCGCAGCTGCAGCCCCGGCTGCTTACCCACGCCACGCGGATCAGATAA
- a CDS encoding DUF1918 domain-containing protein, whose translation MEATQGDRIIVRGRTVGSSDRHGVIVEVRGQEGHPPYLVRFDDGHETVMYPGGDFAVERGHAGQ comes from the coding sequence ATGGAGGCAACCCAAGGCGACAGGATCATCGTCCGGGGCAGGACTGTCGGTTCGTCCGACCGGCACGGGGTGATCGTGGAAGTGCGGGGTCAGGAAGGGCACCCGCCCTACCTTGTCCGCTTCGACGACGGACACGAAACGGTCATGTATCCCGGCGGTGATTTCGCCGTCGAACGCGGGCACGCAGGCCAGTAA
- a CDS encoding endonuclease/exonuclease/phosphatase family protein, producing MRVISYNLRKHKASGELLALARNFAVDALCLQEVDAGDLPEALGPLRLADTTKGNRLGLAIYYRTSRFTAVDTQSFALKKSVHDRLLAPAHERLIGTRVVDNDTGQELVIGSFHAAPLTASNSLRRKQIHAAHAELLSMGSGLMTLMVGDFNYPFFTKNLHAHMKNSGYALSLSNHRTYTRYKVFRGHFDFATSLGLDIASVETLPRGKSDHLPILVSAEYGKGY from the coding sequence ATGCGCGTCATCAGCTACAACCTTCGGAAGCACAAAGCCAGCGGCGAGCTGCTCGCCCTTGCGCGGAATTTCGCTGTCGACGCGCTGTGCCTGCAGGAGGTGGACGCCGGTGACCTGCCCGAGGCGCTGGGGCCGCTGCGCCTCGCGGATACCACCAAGGGCAACCGCCTGGGCCTCGCCATCTACTACCGGACAAGCCGGTTCACAGCCGTGGACACCCAATCGTTTGCGTTGAAGAAATCAGTGCATGACAGGCTCCTGGCGCCGGCACATGAGCGTTTGATCGGTACCCGCGTGGTGGACAATGACACCGGGCAGGAGCTGGTGATCGGCTCCTTCCACGCCGCTCCCCTCACTGCATCAAATTCGCTGCGGAGGAAGCAGATCCATGCCGCGCACGCGGAGCTGCTCAGCATGGGCAGCGGCCTGATGACGTTGATGGTGGGTGACTTCAACTATCCGTTCTTCACCAAGAACCTGCACGCCCACATGAAGAACTCGGGTTATGCCCTGTCCTTGAGCAACCACCGGACCTACACGCGCTACAAGGTGTTCCGGGGCCATTTCGACTTCGCCACGTCGCTGGGCCTGGACATCGCCAGCGTGGAAACCCTGCCGCGGGGCAAATCGGACCATTTGCCCATCCTGGTGAGCGCGGAGTACGGCAAAGGCTACTGA